Genomic DNA from Lutibacter sp. A80:
TTCCAATAACAGCTTCTAGATCTGCTATTTTTCTACCCGTTACCACAGAAATTATGGTATGCCTTTTAGGATTTACCACCTCTTTAATTTCTTCTAAAACACCCTGTAAATGAGCTGGCTGCACCGCAATAATTATAACATCTGAAAAACGAACTGCTTTTCTATTATCGGTCGAAATTTTTACGTTTGGTAACTTATACCACGATTCTAAAGATTTTGTATTTCGTTTAGTTAAGTATAAATTCTTGAACTTAAAATTTTCTTGTGATAAAATTCCAAGAGCAATTGAATACCCTAAATTTCCTGTACCTAAAATTGCTATTTTCATAATTATTATTGCTCGTTATTGTTTAATTGTTTAGGAACCTTAAGTTTGCAACAAACTAAAATGAATTCGCTTTTAATTTTAATCCTTCTGTTTCTTCAAAACCAAACATTAAGTTCATATTTTGAATTGCTTGACCAGATGCTCCTTTCAGTAAATTATCAATTTCTGAAGTTATTAATAGCATTCCTTCATGTTTTTGTAAATGCAAAAAGCAATTATTTGTATTTACAACTTGTTTTAAATTAATTGGCGTTTTAGATACGTGTGTAAAAACAGCATCTTTATAAAAATCTTCAAATAAATTAAATGCTTTTTCTATACTTTCATCGAATTTTAAATAGATTGACGCAAATATTCCACGACTAAAATTCCCTCTATTTGGTATAAAAAACAAGTCTTTATTAAAATTATTTTGAAGGCTTTTTAGACTTTCTCCAATTTCACCTAAATGTTGATGTGTAAATGCTTTATAAATCGAAAAATTATTATCTCTCCAAGCAAAATGCGTAGTTGCACCTGGAGAAACTCCCGCGCCTGTAGCACCAGTTGTTGCGTTAATATGCACCGAACTGTTTAACAAACCTGCTTTTGCTAATGGCAATAAAGCCAACTCAATTGATGTTGCAAAACAACCTGGATTTGCTATATTTTTT
This window encodes:
- the argC gene encoding N-acetyl-gamma-glutamyl-phosphate reductase; protein product: MIKVGIVGGAGYTAGELIRLLVNHPKVALDFVYSTSNAGNYIYQVHQDLLGALDLKFSSEINSEVDVLFLCLGHGNSTAFLENNSFSENTKIIDLSNDFRLEADAVFQGKEFVYGLPELQKEKIKTAKNIANPGCFATSIELALLPLAKAGLLNSSVHINATTGATGAGVSPGATTHFAWRDNNFSIYKAFTHQHLGEIGESLKSLQNNFNKDLFFIPNRGNFSRGIFASIYLKFDESIEKAFNLFEDFYKDAVFTHVSKTPINLKQVVNTNNCFLHLQKHEGMLLITSEIDNLLKGASGQAIQNMNLMFGFEETEGLKLKANSF